The Primulina huaijiensis isolate GDHJ02 chromosome 6, ASM1229523v2, whole genome shotgun sequence genomic sequence ATCACAGGCACTTGGGCAAAGATGACCTGTGATGATCCTCATAATCTCTGGCAGACACGGATTCAGCAGTTTAGGAGAGGGGCATGATGGAAAAATATGTcgttttagaaaaattatgcataattttttttaaaaaaattacttttactgGATCTGTTCTTTGTGCTATAGCTCTGTCAGATATTTATAAGCGCTAAAGTAAACATACCTGCCAGGATGTGCTAGGTTTGAATCACGACAATTCAAGGGACTCTGGCTCAATTTCCTTTTCTGAAGCTGCTCTTAGTGTTTGCACTAGTATTACTTCAAGCCTATTTCAGTCTCTAAGTACAGCATTATTTGGCTCATATAGAGGCACATCTATGGATGCGATAAATCATGGGAAACCCAAGGGGGAGGATGCCTTGGAACTTTGCAATATGGATGTCGGTGGCCAACTTCTGATGGTAGATGACTCGAAGACACATCAAACAATCACTTCAGAAGAAAGTAAAGAATCAAGTGATGATACTACATTACCATCTTGCAGCAAGCATCCAATACTTTTTAAGCAGTTTGATATTGTAAGTGGTTGCTTGGAACACCACTTTGTCAATGCATCTGGGACGGGCCTTCAGTGTTCCCAGGTAAAAGAAAGAAATCTAAGTTGATTAAACCAGCTCTCTTGTCCAACTCCTGGTTCAGTTTTATTTGTTCTGACGTACAGATGAAAAGAGGTTGGCTGAAGAAGGTTCACCAAGAATGGAACATTCTAGAGAAAAATCTTCCAGGTGAGAAGTCCCACATTAATGTTGGATTTACATAtctgaatatatatttttaatgttacaTTTTTTGGAAAATCAGTCGTCCTATCATCCAAGATACGAGAAACATTGAAATATGGCTTTTCTATGTTCTTGACAGAAACTGTTTATGCACGCGTGTATGAAGATAGAATAGACTTGCTTAGAGCAGCAGTTATTGGGACTGCTGGGACACCATATCATGATGGATTATTCTTTTTTGATGTCCACCTACCTCCACAATATCCCAACGAACCACCCGTAAGTGGTTCTTTTAAATTGTGCACATCTGAGTGAAGTTGTACTACTAATAAAGTCCATATTTATGCAGATGGTGCGCTATAACTCTGGTGGACTTCGGATCAATCCCAACTTATACGAATCGGGAAAAGTTTGTCTGAGTCTTCTCAATACATGGAAAGGATCGGATACCGAAATTTGGAATCCAGGATCCTCCACAATACTTCAAGTCCTCCTCTCTCTCCAGGCCCTGGTGCTTAACGAAAAGCCTTATTTCAATGAGGCGGGGTATGATTCTCAGATAGGGAAAGCCGAGGGCGAAAAAAACTCCCTTAACTATAATGAAAATGCTTTTCTTGTCAGCTGCACATCCATGTTATACATACTACGCAAGCCACCTAAGGTATATTATTAATCTATCGTGTAGAGCCTTGTGTATgaattcttgaatcttgaactcAGTCTGTCGAATTTTCAAACAGCATTTTGAGGGATTTGTCGAAGAACACTTCAGTCGACGCGGCAACAGTATTTTATTGGCTTGTAAGGCATATATGGAAGGAGCTCCAGTAGGTTATCCATTCAGGATCAGGGAAACTGAACAAGAAAATCGGAAAGGAAGCTCGGCTGGATTCAAGATTATGCTTAGCAAGCTCTATCCTAGGCTTGTGGAAGCATTCTCTGGCAATGTATGTGCCAAAAAAATATCAGTTTCTGTGTGGCTCTGTTCTGATCTTTTGTTCCAACGTGGTGTTACACTTCTTGCTCATACATCTACAAAGAAATTTTATACGTATATGTAACATGAGGAGTACAACATTTGGAGCTTTGAATAATTTATGATAATGTGTGTAGATTAGTTTTAAGTGTGCTCTGTCTTTGTGTGTTGATTTGTAAGAAACTAAGGCATGCAGTATTGTCGATGTGTGCGTGGAAACTGATGGCTTGGAATAAATTTCTGTGCATTGGATCGATATATCAGACCTAACTTCGCAGCATATATACGGACGagttttcatttgatttttagcGGTCTGTTTATATCTTTTTTCGTTGGTAAATATTTCAAAGACATGCGTACatgcaagtacatatacatatacactgCATCAGAAAATTACATttacatgtttttttatttttgatctaTCTTATCATAAATAATCTTACTCTATGCATTTTTATTTtcgattttaatcatttttcacccTAGTGTTGATGATATTTGTCGTCATGTCAATGCTCCaacaaaaatgattaaattcaaaaaaatacaaattaatttaCTATTGACCAACACACTAAAAAAACATATGATTCATGGCCGTTGCAAGCTCCTGTGTATCAGTGATAATGTGTATACATACAAAATTTTAAGTGGACTTCATCAAAAGGACAATATTACAATAAATGTTAATTCCTGAttggaaaaattaaatttttttctcgttaccaatatatatatatatatatatatatgcttctTAAGATCTCCAACTCAATatagtattatatatatagagtaTAGATAGATATATTCCCAACTTACAATTGTACATAACATATGGTTGAACGTATAAACTCACAACATACATGTTATAATTCACAAATAATTAAGGACAAAAAGAAATCTGCatgattaaattaaaatgaagaAGCGTCCGAACGAATGAATCTAAGACTTGAGAGTGAGTAGATTAATGAGATTATGAAGAGAGTAAATAACTATGATAAGATAAATAATTGAGGCCACAAAGCCAGCAATAAGAGCAGCCGTAACATGGTCACAAAATTTAGGAACTTGGCCGCAAATTGGTAGCCAACCAGCATTCCTATTTCCATTCTTCCCCACTTGGCCTATAGCCAAACATGCAGATATGCTAGAAACCAGCAATAGTGTCATAACCTATTAACCAAAATAGGGACAAATATAACTTTTCAAAGCCATATATTTTTACAATCGcaaaatagaaaattattttaaattttaatttacgtGGGTTTTGTCACATCTAATCCATACCGTAGGTCAACTAATTTTCGAACCATGATCTGCAAGTTTAGACGGCAAGGTCTGCCTGAGTTCTCCcacaaacaaaaatatttttacatcgCCAAACTATCAGAGGTGTTGATGAAACAATGCTCACAGAatggaaaaaagaaaatttaagtATCATACACGTACAtgtgcaaaaataaaatttcagaaacattTAATTATGGAACAAAAATAAGACCCTTTTTCCCTTTTATTATTCCAtaaaaaaagagaggaaaatattaataaactaAGCTTACCAAATCGAGAACCAAGACAAAGTGGCCGTAAGAAGTCTTAGCAGGGAGAAAGGATAGTATAAAGGTGTAGCCACTTGCTATCGCATTCATTATTACAAAATAGCTGCACAAATATCAAGTGTTGTGATCAAACATCCATTTTTGAATAATctgaaagaaaatttaaacatgaTTCTTTGTTGCCAGTTCAAACAAAGAGGtagttaaaatataaaatgttacGATAAAACGTCCATTTTTTAATGATCTGATAGAAAACACGATTCTCCATTCCCAGTTCAAACAAAGAGATTGTTCGATAATATTCATTAATGACAATATAAGGCTATAAAATTGTGCAAGTGAAATGAACTTACTTGAAAGCCGGTGATTTCTTGTAATCGGCTTCGAATTTGATGCTAAAAAATTCAGCCGAGTCATGGCTTGTGACCATGATCAATGTTGCAGTAAGTGTGGAAGCCAAGGCCACCAGCCTCAGCACAAACATGGGGATTCTGCCTTTATAATCTAAACCCATTGATTATATGAATATGCAGCTTAAATTTTTAACCAAATGAAAATTTCGTGAACTAAAACTAGAAGTGTGTAAAGATATTTAAAGTTGAAATATTTTGGCAAAGAGGGTTAGGATTAAGATGGAAAATTGTGAGTTAGGAAAGGCTAATAAGTTGGGAGGTGAAGTTTGTCTTTTTGAAAATCCTGGAGGGGTCCTTATATTCTAGGTAACCTAAAAAAAAGGCAGAAAATAATgatactatataatataataaaatagaaaCGTCATGATACCTATATTCTTATAATTTTTGGAATTTGACTTGCACTTACAAGGGTAAAAATGCTTGATCCTGAGAAAGGCATGCCTTGAATTCATATTTAAGCTTACGTATCCAATAGTTGACATGCACGTTTtgccatttttttatttgaaataatttaatgaGTATGCAGAAATTAGCTGATCGACCGTGGCGCGAAGACCCGAGAGTGAGATGTGTCAATTTTTAAATTGTAGTTTTAGGATTGTAAGAAACTGATTGaattcattttatatattttaaaaaaaatttaaattgctaatcatcattaaaaaaattaagatgtATCACTACTCATTTCATATCTAGTTGAATTTAGCTTTTACAGAACGTTGATCTTTCTCAAAACCAATTGATATATATGATGCAAGTTGTAGAATCTTGAATACATTACAATTAATGAATTGTAGAGTTAGTGCTCACGTAATATAATGACATTATTGCAACTCTTTAATATTCACAAAAAAAGGAGGGCTGAGAACCGTTGAATGTTGTCTTGTCAGTTCAACTACTCACCGGTTAAGAACTTAGGATGGGGGGcctaactctttttttttcttttgcctCCTTTGACTTTGTTCAAAGACCAGGAGAAgtgatttaaattttcaattacCCAAAACTGACTTACATAcatttatatcacaattaaactCACAGATTGACTATGTTGCAAGTTGCAACTAGCAAGGCAAATTGCTCATGGTGTAGTTTAGAATTTTTAGATGCATCACCCTTTTGTGTAATTGAACGTAAAGAGAGAAATAACTTTTCTGGTTTGACTTTAAAACTTGTAGATCAAAATGAAATTTAATCTTGTCCCAAAATAACTAGTTTAAAGAACTTATGGAAATTCACAAGGTGTGTTGTTATTAAAGCATCAGTGGAAGTGTCATATTTCAAAAGGACAGGACAGACCAATGATCGGAAGAGCAACTTTCAGTCATCAGGAGGGAAGTCCTCGTCTGAAGTATTACCCAGAAAAGAGCCCAGAGTCTTCCTTAGCATGCTGAATGTTTTATCATCCTGCAAAATAACATAGATGTTCAATTAAACTTCATCCTACAGCAACTTACAAATCATTCATGTGCTATTGAACGTTACTTGTTACCATAACAATGACAGCACTGTTGCAATATTATGCACATGAAACATGTCAAAGTAGTTATtgttattcttttattttcatatatgGATATAGATGACAAAGCAAAAGGAATATATGTCAcctgcttcttcttcttcaatgAGTCCTCCAGTTGGCCTATTCTTGCAGCGCTTGATTTCTCATGTTCGTTTAACATATTCTTCTCCTTCTTTCCTGAGAGCATTCAAGAAAATGTTATCTTATTTTAATTTCTCCTTATTCATGTAGCTGTGCAGTAGGAAATACTAAATAGAATATTATAAAAGATCTCTCACTTAGTTGTTCGTATCGTATGAATAATCGTTCCTTCTCTTCTTCATACTTGGAGATCACATCTGTCAATACCCAAGTATAACACCAATCAGTTACTCTTTATATGTTCACAGATGAACACGCATTGGAAGTACCTTTCAAGGTCTGCAGATGCATAGCTTTCTCCTTGCAGAACTTCTCAAAAATTTCTTGAAACTTGGCTGTCTCGTTCTTCAGTAGATTCTCACACTGCAAGATCCAAGAAATACATGCATTCAAATTGAAGCATGGAAAGCGAAATGATCTTAAAGTACTCAGAAAAGTCATTTTCATTTCCGAGAGTGTCACCTCTTTTGAGTTCTTGTAGAGTGTCTTTGCAAAGTTTTGCCTGACAAGTCAGAAATGGTTGAAGAAGTGACCCAGAGCTAATGACAGGCAAGAGTAAGATAACTATATGTTCACAAAAGTGCTATCACCTTTCTTTCTCCAGCTTTGATTTCAATTGATCCAAACTTGACTTGATCTCTGAAGACACACTGTCAGGAAAATCACATATAAGGTCATGAACTGGCTTGAAATTTTGGAGATTCTTATGGCCAAGGTGACCTAGCATTTCATCAATTGTGTGATAGGCACAAGAACGTGATCACTCATGATTAAGCAGGTTTTATTTCTCTGATAGATCAACACAACTCTGATTTGAAGCTATTTATGtcaagaaaaaaatgagaaaacaaaAGCCAATGAGCATAAATTTGACCTTAttttttatgtgatgcacgcaCACTCTCCCCGCATTATCAACagtgaataaattatttaaattcatgtaagctGCTTATGTATGCTGTCCATCTATGTTACCCAAAAATTGATCGATATGCATACATATTCCTGCGAAATAACATGCTGTGATTCAGATAACTTGCACATGCATTCAGGGTAAATAGAAATAGATACCAAGACTCCTTTATCAGTGAGATTTCTGAACAACACATGATGGCAAGGACCTGGTAAACGTTTCTACGTTAGCAACCTGATTGTTGTTCTATTTGCATAGATAATTATCTAAATTATTCCCCTATTAACTACAGAAATCCAActcaaaaaaaaacaaaaaaaactacAGAAATCTAGAATCACGATAGTTTTAGAACATTCTACTACATGTACAGAGATCCAAATACGCCAaaatttgagatctaaaaatagCTAACAAGGAACAATAAAGAACAACTTCTTTGTAATAAGTTTCAACGTATTCTAAACATATCATAGAATCAATGAACAAACATGAATAAATTGTTAGATCTAAAGAGATATGCAGAGAGTCTCGCCTCGAAATCGTCTCCTCATTCTTCTTCTGACCATCCTTTTGCGCCTTCTCCTTGATATGCTGAAGAGCACTcaaaattcctttgatatcacTTGATTTCcatataaaaattacatcatTTAACGGAATTTGTTAAAACACGATAATAACAATAATCGGAAAACAGAAGCCAACCTGGAGATAGCGGCATCAAAATCATCCTCGACTATGACTCGCTTTCGTTTCAGATTATTCGACTCCAACACTCGTTTGGAGATCCCTTTTTCTGCTGACATTGCGAATCTTTTAGGCTTTGATTCTTCCCCGCACGATCGCTGCTGCAGTTGTTTCGGCTACTAATATTTGAATATGATCGAACTAGCAGTGATTTTGGCGGTGAACCGCGAATCTGCTTATATAATACCAGATGCCTCGCAAATTATTTGGACTGGGCCGACTTCCAACTGTACCAGTACTAGTAAATACGAGCTAGTCCGAGTCCAATTCATTTTTGGGTTTAACTTTCGTGTTTCAGCCCAATTGAATgaaaaagatattaaaaaacattttatttaaaaattactaTTCGTTCTGAAAAATATAGATCGCATGGAAAAATtatgaaattcaaaatattaattgaaaatctaGTCAAAAGACACCAACACAATATTCGTTTCCATCTAGTACATGATGGAccgattattttttattttttaaattggtCTTCATATTTTTGTCACTCTTTACTTTTAGTGATCGGAATTATCCCTTCTTTTTTCCATCTTGGTTGGTTTGTATTAGCAGTTGATTTGTTCTTggattgttttatttaaatttatcaaaataaaattcgGTGTTACTTGTTCGGGATTATGGAAGAAAATTTCCATTCATTTACCTTGTAAGAAGTTGTGTTCTTAAAGATTTGTGCTTGAGATGCAATAGGTTTCCTTCGTGTATCTTCTCATTTTTATCACCTTTGAGAATCATCGTTATTCTAGTAAAACAATTTTCCACTAATAAATTTCGTGCGAAGTTgaaattattagtttttttcACCAAGACGGCTCGTTCTTTGCAGAGTTTGAAGGATCCAGAGCTATAAAGAACTACGAAAACTCCGTGGATGGCGTTTCAGCAGTACTTTGTGCAAGAATGTGGACCTGAAAATATTTCTGCTTGTTTCGATTGCAGCATATGCTTGGAATTTGCTCGTGATCCAGTAGTAACGCTCTGTGGCTACCTCTACCGCTGGCCCTGCATATACAAATGGTTTAATTCCCAGAGCGTATCCCCCGCCCCAAATGAGCTCCCCTATGCGGCTATGCCCCCGTCTGCAAGGCTGAAATTTCTGAGAAACCCATGATCCCTTTATACGGCAGGGGACTCTCTTTTTCCAAACCTGAACAAGAAGCCGACGCCATCCCTCCTAGGCCATCGGCCAGTGGCATACAGCACCTCCCTTCACATAATCTTCATGAGGATGAGCAGAATATACTAGATACAGGCTGATAAATCTTTGAACAGGGTTACCATTTTTCCATTCTGCTGCATTCTCTCGTGTCTTCTCCTGTTCTGAGCTTCGAGACCATATATACAAATCTATTCACGATTTTATAGATTTGTATGAAGTTCTGGGGCTTTTGTTTGTCCCTGTTTGTCGAAGAGATGATAATTAGCAGTCTTGTACAATGTTCAACTTCattgaaatgataaatttgGCCTGAATTTCGACCTTGTTGatcattagtttttttttttttgaatgacGATATATTCACCATTTGTAAGCTTTGGTATACCATACAAGCAATGAGTTACTAGGGACGGGTCTAGCAGTGACAAGCAGATATCCAATTGcattttgta encodes the following:
- the LOC140979798 gene encoding uncharacterized protein — encoded protein: MSAEKGISKRVLESNNLKRKRVIVEDDFDAAISSDIKGILSALQHIKEKAQKDGQKKNEETISSVSSEIKSSLDQLKSKLEKERQNFAKTLYKNSKECENLLKNETAKFQEIFEKFCKEKAMHLQTLKDVISKYEEEKERLFIRYEQLRKKEKNMLNEHEKSSAARIGQLEDSLKKKKQDDKTFSMLRKTLGSFLGNTSDEDFPPDD
- the LOC140979178 gene encoding uncharacterized protein, whose protein sequence is MAFQQYFVQECGPENISACFDCSICLEFARDPVVTLCGYLYRWPCIYKWFNSQSVSPAPNELPYAAMPPGLSFSKPEQEADAIPPRPSASGIQHLPSHNLHEDEQNILDTG
- the LOC140979474 gene encoding CASP-like protein 1C1; amino-acid sequence: MGLDYKGRIPMFVLRLVALASTLTATLIMVTSHDSAEFFSIKFEADYKKSPAFNYFVIMNAIASGYTFILSFLPAKTSYGHFVLVLDLVMTLLLVSSISACLAIGQVGKNGNRNAGWLPICGQVPKFCDHVTAALIAGFVASIIYLIIVIYSLHNLINLLTLKS